The genomic interval GTTTAAAACTTTGAATATAGAAAGAATATGTGAATAGAGTTactatttaatcaattaaatcaaGTGTTTTGGTCTTTAAATATCTTCAATGGGAACGGTAGGAATATGAGTCATTCCTCATGGACAAAACAAAAGGAGGCACTTAATATGGTTAGTGGAGTATTAAATCATAGATTAAATATTCTTAAGAAGCCATTAAAGTCATCATCAATGACAAAGACTAACAAATCATAGGCACAAATGTTGTTGTTTATTCACTCCATATAAAATGGAGACTATCTAAGTTCATATTGATTTCtcaaatgaaaaggaaaaataaatctcaaaagTTAACTCACTTTCAAAGAAGAATAATCCAAATAATAATCCCATTATTCCactttaagtttttttctttcttttgtttttctttttttttaaaataacttttagcAATAATAAGGACTTTTCATTTTCATGGAGCATTATAGAAAGATTATTCCAAAGAGTGCACAAAGCTTTTTCCCTCACAATGACTAAAAAAAGCAAAGGATTGGATGGAGAACATTTTTAGCATTGTggaatatatatagatattaagaTATTAGATAGTGTTGTGTGAAGGGAGTTGGTCTTATGCCATAAAGCAAGCTTTGGATTGGATGCTTGTATGACCAACTAGTTCAATgccattgaaaaataaaaaaagattttaagaTGGAATGTGCTAGAtacttaactttttttatttgtcttttaattaaaaataatcccTTTACTAATTCtaatttcctttttcctttttaagaCCTTTGGTTTTAATGTCCTTTTCAAAATCTCAGTGATGAGTTGAATTTTGATATCTGATAGAAAGActtcttttttttgtcactGGTTTATTGGCTGCTTTCATGGGCTTTGGCCCATGGCTTTTAAAAAGTTAAGCCCaatattttggaagaaaaaaccttttatcttattttctccTATCAAACTATCATAAAGAGTAAAATGTAGTAAAATAAGTAATGTGTTATGGATATTATAAATGGATGCCTATTGTAGCTATATCACTATAGTGGTTGCCCATGTGGTATTGTAGCCACCagtactgttactattccacctaccaaggtattttggaccgtcagATCAAATTGATCCTGActgttcattcaactcttgtaaacCTATAAATATCCCTTTTTCActtgtatattttgatatataaaagaagagaaaagaagaaataagaggaagaaaaataaagaagtaaatTATCAAggtgtttggtaaatattctggttctttattcatattattctctttatattcataaaatatttttaacatgtTATCAGCACGAACTTGCTCACATggctttaattttctttggttCATCTactatatatcttatatatggAATCCATTTTTAACACTGAATAAAGGGAGGTTCGACAGGTAAGCATAATACtactagcaaaccatacattttatttaattcataatttcaGTCAACCATAcataggatttttttaaaagcataaaaagccactaaggctaataATACAAGTAcatctaaaataaacatgaaaacaataatattaatactataacaagtttttccatcaaatccaaattatcTACCATGATCTTCCCCAAGTTTGCTGCGGTGAACCTCCGATCCCGGCAATTGTTGACAAAATCAGGTAAAAGCTTCGCgggccctttttctcttctccgcCGACCCCTTTTCTCTCCTCCACCGgcccttctttcttctttccctTATCCTTCCTTCCTCTTCCCTCTATAACTCATACTCCTCACTTTCAAACATAATTTCATTCCTAATGCTACAATAATTGCAGCATATGAACAGTGCCGTATATGAACAGCACCATGCGTATATAcagtataatatatatgaattatattttattctgtacactctattctaattacctactatattattattttgaaaaaaatggcaaatatcGCAAAAAGAGGATTCGAGGCTCTTCAAATTTCAGagagcaattatatatcctgGAGCCTCGATATTAAGCTCCATTTTGAAAGCAAGGAACCTGGGCAAAactattgaggctaataacaatgagcctaaTGATAATAAGGCAaaagccttaatatttataaagcatcatattgatgatggcatgaagaatgaatatttgaccACTGAGGATCCACATGAATTGTGGTTATCTATGAAAGAACGATTTGAACATCTCAGAATGATCTACTTGCCCAAAGCACGTAATAATTGGTCAAGTTTCAGGTTTCAACACTTTAAAAGCGTGCAAGGATATAAttccgagctatttaaaattgtttcagtGCTACGTCTCTGTGGAGAAACAGTGACGGAATgtatgatgctcgagaaaacatttacaacatttcacgcacgaaatgttatattacaacaacaatatagagaaaagaatttcacaaaattgtttgaattaatttcttgtctccttgtgacggagcaaaacaatgaattgttgatgcagaatcatcaatctcgaccatccgGATCAGTACCACTgccagaaattaattttggacAAAGAAGATGGCGTGGTCGCGGTACTGGTTTTAAAAACTGTAGTGGACGAGGACATTATGATGGTCGAGGATGACACGGTCGTGATGGGgccgaaataatatcggaccacgcgatagcaaaattgatgtacatcaacaaaagcaacaaagccACAACATGAGGTTAGAGACAAAGAGGGATACATGCTATCGTTGTGGCCTGGAAGGTCATTGGTCCAGAATTTGCAGGTACCCTAaacattttgtccatctttagaaagaatcacttaaaaataagaaaggtaaagatattaaaacaaattttgttGACAACCCCACAGTTGATCCAATTGAGAATAATtctacaaataatttaaatgtaactgaaaatacatatttagatgtGACAAATTTCCTTATAGACTAATTTGTAATATGTTTTTacgttttattaaattatttttttcttctgttttgttagaaatatggctgatgatgaatgcattattgattgcgggacaatgcatactattttgacaagaaaaatatattttatatctttatcaatgagaaaggcatgtatagccacaatagcaggGTCATCATACCTCGTTGAAGGTTATAGAGAAGTAGtattgatgttgccaaatgggacatccttgcagatgaaaaatgctctctattccctTAAGTCTATGAGGAACcttttaagctttaaagatatacgtctcaatggatatcatttagagacgattgataaggaaggaaaagaatatcttcaTATTACACGAATTATTTCATATCAAAAACGTGTAATTGAACGCTTTCCCTATATATCTtcaggattatattttacacgtatcaaagtgatggaatcacatgcggtattaacccggaaggttaatgacccaaagatatttaaaatatggcatgaaagacttggacaccAAGGTGCTATTATGTTGCGCCGAATTgttactagttctcatggacacccactgaaggattatgaaatcttaacaaataatgaatatgcatgttcagcaTGGTCAATGAGAAAGCTAATAACCAGACCTTCGACAACTAAGGTGATaagtgaatctcctaaatttttaaaaagaatacaaagaaaCATATGTGGACCACtacatccatcatgtggaccatttaggtattttatggttttaatcgatgcatcgactagatggtcccatgtatCACTTTTGTCTACAAGGAATGTAGCTTTTGTAAGgctattggcacaaattatcaggCTTAAAGCCCAATTTCCAtattatcccataaagacaattcgtcttgataatgctggtgaattttcatcaaaatcattttatgattattgtatggcagttggaatacatgttgagcatctagtagctcatgtacatacccaaaatgggttggcggagtcattaattaaaagactccagaTTATTGCTCGTCCAATGTTAATAAGGACGAAACTGCCTACACGTGTgtggggtcatgctattttgcataCTGCAACTTTAATACGGATCGACCCactgcatgtaattcatattcaccacatcAACTTGTTATGGGAAAAAAACCTGATATTTCACATAtgagaatatttggttgtgtaGTATATGTGCTAATAACACCAAcaaatcgtacaaaaatgggtccacaacgcaaacttggtatatatgttgataCGATTCTccttcaattatacgatatttagagcCATTAACGGGAGACGTATTTACTATAAGATTTGCAAATTGCTATTTTGATGAATCAGTGTTCCCTTCATtagggggagaaatgattactcaaaacaaacaaaaaaaaattaattggaatgcatcacgattacatacatatgatcatcgtaccaatgaatgtgaacttgaagttcaaaggatcattaaattgcaaaatattgcaaatgaaatacctgatgCATTTACTGATACTAAAATAGTAACCAAACCATATATACCAGCTGCCAATGCTCCTgtaagaattgagattcctaaaaCTCcgttgaaagaaataaaatagaaaataaatcacgacaaaaacgtggaagaccaattggcgCCAAAAATTCAGCTCCTATAAAAaggaagcagaaaaataaagaaagggatCTCCCATGTAAAAAGagagaggaaattataaaaccctcagaacaaattaatgaagaatcaatgatgaatgatatttctgaaaatattgaaaattcaatttgctatgtagatgatggtcaaagaatGAATCAgcatgagaccgaaataaatgatatattcatctataaTGTGCctacagatatagaaataaatactgatAATGATCCAGAGCCACGATCTATTaaagaatgtcgacaaagaaatgattagccaaaatggaaagaagctatccaagctgagctaaattccctatcaaaatGTGAGGTGTTTTTGTCGATAGTACCAACACCAGAAGGGATACAACCAATAGcttataaatgggtgttcgtgagaaaatgaaatgaaaataatgaaattgtaAGGTACAAAGCAAGACTGGTTGCTCAaagtttttctcaaatgcctggtattgattatgaagaaacatattCTCCTGTAATTGATAGAATTACttttcgatttttaattgccatgacagcaagtaataaattaggTATGCaattgatggatgttgtcaaaGCATATctatatggattacttgaaatgacatatatatgaaaatcccagaaggatataaaataacatacattacaaatcaacaacatttatactctattaaattgcAGAGATCTCTCTATGGATTAAAACAATTTGAACGAATGTGATATAACCGTCTcaatgaatatcttataaaagaagggtATGAAAATAATAGTAGATgcccatgtgtgtttattaaaaattatactaacggttttgttgtgatagcagtatatgtggatgatttaaatcttgtaggcactccttTTGAAATTGCAAATGTAGCATCATATCTGaggaaagaatttgaaatgaaagatttgggaaataCCAAATTCTGtctaggtatacaaatcgagcacttatcctcaagaatatttgtgcatcaattaAACTATATCGAAAAGGTGctgaagagattcaatatggagaaggcttatccactGAGTATGCCAATGGTCGTCCGCATTCTTGATGTTcagaaagatccatttcgccCACCTGAAGAAGGAaagatcattcttggtccagaaactccatatttaagtgcaatcggtgcattaatgtaccttgcaaataatacaagaccagatatagcttttgTAGTAAATCTTCTTGCAAGATACAACTCTACACCGATACTAAGACACTGGAATTGAGTAAAAGATGTACTACGTTATTTACAAGGAACTACAGATCTTGGTTTATTTTATCCACAAAAATCTTCATCCAACCTTACAGGCTTTGCTGATGCTGGGTATCTATTTGATCCCCACAAAGGGCGATCTCaaactagatatatatattttttgtaatgGTACAGCTATCTCATGGcattccacaaaacaaactcttatagtcacttcatcaaatcatgctgaaattctagctcttcacgaagcaagtcgtgaatgccaatggttGCGATCTATGATTGGTCATATACAGACATCATGCAAAATTACCAACTGTTACAACAAATGCtacaataatttatgaaaacaacagtgcttgtatttctcaaatacaaggaggttatattaaaggtgacagAACAAAGCATATATtaccaaaatttttctacactaATGATCTCCTGAAAGAaggcgttatagaagttcaaaagattcaatccaatGAGAATGAAgctgatctattcacaaaatcacttcctaagtacattcaccaaagacttatacacaaaatcgggatgagaagacttaaggatgtaagtacttctgatataagttaaaagttatttatttgagggggagactgtattttttttttccttcgcCAAGGTTTTATCCGAATGGGTTTTTCCAATGCAAGGTTTTTAATAAGGCAGTAATCCTCAAATATaccaaggatagtgtactctttttccttagccaGGTTTTTATTCTACTGGGTTtttcctagcaaggttttaatgaggcatatcctttgggtgtagacatccgagggggagtgttatgaatattacaaatggatgcctactgtagctatatcactgtagcagccgttagtactgttactattccacctaccagggtattttggaccgtcgaTCAAATCGATCCtgaccgttcattcaactcttgtaaacctataaatacccccttttcacttgtatattttgatatagaaaagaaaagaaaagaagaaataagaggaagaaaattaaagaagtaAATTATCAAggtgtttggtaaatattctGGCTCTTTATTCTAATTATTctctttatattcataaaatatttttcacataataGGGTTTTTCTAAATAGTAGAGATTTGGGTCACTTGAGTAATTGATTTCAAATTCGAATCTTTGTATATGCAGAAAACACCGGTAAAAAAAGTCTGCCCTCTTATAAGGCTCTCAGTATCTTTCTTGGACTAGTTTAGAGCCTGTAATTCCTAGAATaacagtaattaaaaaaaacaaaaacaaaaataaaaataaaattagcctAATGAAGTTGGTTAAAAAGAGTCATGTGCATTTTACATCCCTCTCAAGAAAGAGaatctatttgtaatttttaaaaatacatagtCAAGACTTCAAAACTTAGTGTTTAAATGTtgaaaatttctatttatttatttatttatttatttttaaaaatattaactggTTTTAGCATGCTGCAACTTCAACTATAGGGTGTTCATTTCGGTAGAATTGAAAGAAGTGAAGGGAAGTGGTCTGACTTTCCTCACTTCTGATATTTATTTATGCTGAAGTAAGGGAAGTATCACTTCTCTCACTTTCAACGGAATTGGATTTTGAACTAACCCCATTTcaatcatttttaaattattaaaattgagaaaagtgagttaatttataaaaactcacTCATTTTTACTTTCAAAGTCTCTTTTAAACTCATTGAATTTCATTTAACACCTAAATTTTTCGAATTTATTATCACTTTCtaacaaataaacataaaaaatgcTAGTAGTTGTTATAAAATATAGGACCGAATATAGCATTACTgcagcaaaataaatgaaaataatgctgaaaaataaaggacacaaagatgttacgtggaaaacccctaaataattagggtaaaaaccacgggcaaagatagaagaatttactaagtgggaaaatttCAGGAGTTACAATctctctaataacaaggagaaaacctgTACTCTCTCTTATATTAGAAGAATaaactaactctcaaaatatattttccatacttcctcactcttcttctttctctttctctcttatttttcttactctcactctcactttgGTTCTTTACTCAAGTTGTGTGCGGAATGAGAATAAGCTTCACATATTCATAAGCCAACTAAAACCACCATTTTCCTTTAACATATGGGCACTAATCCATAGGTTAAGATCATGGTTTAGGTAGCTAATGGTTTAAGTAAGCTATTAGTTTCTTTTGATGTGCCATTGGTTTTGGGTTGATGGTTTAAGAGGAGTTAGTTTTGGGCTATTGGTTTGGGCTAATGGATTATGATCCATTGGTTTGTGCCCACAGTAGTGACATTATTTTCTCCCATTTCAAGGAAATGGCACTTTTCCGGAGATTATTTCCCCGAGATGAATGgcataaacaaacaaaagaatcctggtagaaataaattttatctggtaatttatttatttatttgacacagtaattgatattatttaaaaaagaaaaaaaaaatgctattccCATCTTccattaaaaatgatatataactTGATGGACGGCCAAGATCAAAAGGCAACACCATCAAAACCAACGTGATAAAAAATCACAGTCCTCCTCTTCACGACTGCGATGATCTTGAAACCCTCATCGCCATCGTCTCTTCTCAAGCTCGGCCTCGCCCCAACCCTCGAATCCCTAAATTTCCTCCTCTTCTCCATCGCCCAATCCAACAAGCTCGCCCTCATCCCCTCACTTGTATCTCAATTCACCTCCATCTCCTCCACAATCCCTCGGAGCTCTCTCCGATGCTTGATTTTCACCCTCAGTGCTCGTGGCGAGCCGGAGAGAGCTGTTCAAGTTCTGGAGACGATGAAATATGCGAATGCTGGACTTCAGGTTGATGATTTTGTTGCTAGCTCGATTGTCTCTGGGTTTACGAAGATCGGGAAACCggagttagggttagggttttatgAGAAGGTGGAAGAGAGGGAGGGGTTTCGGTCGGGTTTGGTGACTCTTACTGCTGTGGTGGATGCTCTTTGTATCATTGGTAGGGTTGGTGAAGCTTGTGAATTGGTGCGGGAGATGGAAAAGGGTGGTTTGGTCTTGGATGAGGTTCTGTATAGCTGTTGGATATCTGGATTGCTTAGGAATGGGGATTTGATGGAGGGGCTGAGGAAGCATTGTTTGATGGTGGAGAATGGGATAATGCCGGATGTGATTAGCTATAGTGTTGTCATTGATGGGCTCTGCAAGGAAGGGAGTGTGGAGAAGGTGGTTGGATTCTTGGATGAGATGAAAAGAAAGGGAATTGAGCCTAATTTGGTTACTTATACATCGATAATTCAGGGGTTCTGTGTGAGAGGCAGAGTAGAAGAGGCATTCAGTGTATTGAAGAAAGTAGAGGAATCAGGTATTGTTCTGCATGAGTTTGTTTATGCCATTTTGATTCATGGTCTGTGTAAAGTCGGGGATTTTGATAGAGTTTTTGGTGtgcttgaggaaatggaggagAAAAGGATTGTTGCTGGGGATGTGACATACAATACTGTGATTAATGGTTTGTGTAAAGCAGGGAGGATGACTAAGGCTGATGAAATGTCAAAGAGCTTTAGTGGTAATAATTTCACATACAGCACATTGTTGCATGGGTACATGAAGGATATGGATGTGGCAGGAGTAATGGAGACAAGGAGGAGGTTGGAGGAAGCTGGTATCTGTTTTGATGTTGTTACATGTAATGTGCTTATCAAGGCTTTGTTCATGGTGCGCATGGTTGAAGATACCGTGAAGCTGTTCAATGAAATGCCACAAATGGGTCTGGCTGCAAATTGTGTTACTTATTGTACAATGGTTGATGGTTGTTGTAAATCAGGTAAGATTGATGAGGCGCTGCAGATATTTGATCAGTATAGGCAAAAATCAGTAGCCAGAAATGCTGCTTGTCATAACTGTCTCATTAGAGGACTATGTAATGAACAATTGGTCGAAATTGCTGTTGAAGTGTTTGAGGACCTTATTGAGAAAAATCTAGTTCTTGATACTTCTATTTGCAGGACATTGACCAGAGCCCAGTTTGTAGATGGCGGTGAAGAGAAGGTCATAAAGTTTATTCAAAAGATGCAAAAATTAGACCCTAAATTACTCTCATTCCTATCGAACGATGCTGTTGCTTTCTTATGCAGAAACAATTGTTTCGAAGGGGCACTAGAAATCTATTTTCTGATGAGAGGAAGCGGCATTGTGATTACAAGCAAGTCATATTATCTACTTCTTAAAAAACTTGTTCAAGGGCAAATGAAACATGTCAGTCAGATGATCATGAATGACTTTGTTAAAGCATGTGGCATGTTTGAGTCTAGGGTGATTAACATACTGTTATTTTACCTAtgcaaaaggaatgttgatgtggccATTCAATTTCTGGGTATTATGGGGAAGCAAAGCGTGTCTGTCAGGGTTTTGACTGCTATTGTTTGTGCACTAAAGAATGAAAACAGAGCTAATGATGCTTATGAGGTTCTCATGGCAGCTGAAAAAAATGGTTTATCTTTAGATGTAGTTGTTTATTCATCAGTTGTGGATCGTCTTTGCAAGGAAGGTCATCTTGGCACTGCATTAGATCTCTGTGAAAGTATGAAAATGAAGGGAATGTCTCCCAACATTGTTATATATAACTCAGTGATCAATGTTTTATGTCGCCAAGGATCTCTTGTTGTGGCTTTTAGGTTATTCGATTCTTTGGAGCACAATAATGTGTATCCTACTGCTGTCACCTATGCAATTCTTATTAGTGCGTTAGCTAGGGAAGGATTCATGCGAGATGCAAAAGATTTGTTTGGAAAGATGGTTGGTAAGGGCATAACCCCAAACACAcgcatatataatatattgattAATGGATATTGCAACTTTGGCTTAATAGAAGAGGCACAGAAACTTATAATGGATATGGATGACAATTGCTTACAGCTAGATGCTTTTACAGTTAGTGCAGTGATCAGTGGCTTTTGTCTGGAAGGTGACATACAGGGCGCATTAGATTTATTCACTctccaaaaaagaagagagaaatttcCAGATTTTCTTGGCTTCATGAATTTAATAAAAGGTCTCTTTTATAACGGTAGAGTGGAGGAAGCAAGGAGCATTTTGAGAGATATGCTGCAGTGTGCAGAAGTCGTCAATCTGATAAATCATGCTGGGGATGAGCTGAACATTGATGAGTCATTAGTTAGTCTTCTTGGTCTTGCATGTGATCAGGGAAGAATCAAAGAAGTCATTGATGTCCTTAATGAAGTGAGATTGACCGCTTTTCCTACGTGGAGGTCTGAAAGTGACTATAGAATCAAACACATGAAGAGGTTGCAGGATGGAGGGGATTTTACTACTGATGTTAAAATGACAGGGTCTGGAGAAGGAGACATTCCCCTTATGGAGGCAGAAGTTCCTAGACACCTGTATAACatttcaaaatcaaaaaatattaCTGCAGACATGGTTGATATGAGCAACAAATTCTGCAAGTTGGGTGAAGAAAATGGCAGGaacaatgatcatgatcatcTGATTGGAAAATCTCTGTCACATGATTTCGACTCATACTATTGCATCATAGCCTCACTTTGTTCTAAAGGCGAGCTGCAAAAAGCTAATAGTGTTGTGAGAGCAATGCTTCTTTCAGAAAATTGCTAGCTGTTTAACTCCATTTGAATTTGTTGCAAGGATAGCACTTGGTCTACTATATGCTGCAGTTTCCAACCAGCCTGAGGTATGCAAACGTTTTGCATTACTTTTCCTGCTACATATTAATTGTGTGGAattcctttctttgttttttgtttactcatctctcatttattttttctgCATATTGTTCGTATCTTTATCTTTCATCATCAGCTTCACATGCTTTGGATCATCTGTGCGCAAGTTGTTCTGACTGCTGAAATTTTAACAGAGTGCTTTTCAACAGCATCAATTATTTTGGTGAGTCTGTAGTAATTACAAAAGTTCATGCATGCTAAAAATTCCAATTTAAactgtattttaaattttgtaaatcaCTTCTTCCTGAATAATGTCTGTGTCAAATTGGAATTTATGCAAATTTCATCAATTATAAACATAGCAGGGTTCCATAGATGTTGAGTTGATTAGATGGATATCTCCGATTCAGAATTAGAAGATGATGTCTATTAATAATGGCTCTCAGTGAGTGTTACCCGGTCATGTATCCATAGGAGTGTATGTACCTGTTCTAGATATGGTATGATATACTAGGGAC from Dioscorea cayenensis subsp. rotundata cultivar TDr96_F1 chromosome 7, TDr96_F1_v2_PseudoChromosome.rev07_lg8_w22 25.fasta, whole genome shotgun sequence carries:
- the LOC120264969 gene encoding pentatricopeptide repeat-containing protein At5g57250, mitochondrial, which codes for MILKPSSPSSLLKLGLAPTLESLNFLLFSIAQSNKLALIPSLVSQFTSISSTIPRSSLRCLIFTLSARGEPERAVQVLETMKYANAGLQVDDFVASSIVSGFTKIGKPELGLGFYEKVEEREGFRSGLVTLTAVVDALCIIGRVGEACELVREMEKGGLVLDEVLYSCWISGLLRNGDLMEGLRKHCLMVENGIMPDVISYSVVIDGLCKEGSVEKVVGFLDEMKRKGIEPNLVTYTSIIQGFCVRGRVEEAFSVLKKVEESGIVLHEFVYAILIHGLCKVGDFDRVFGVLEEMEEKRIVAGDVTYNTVINGLCKAGRMTKADEMSKSFSGNNFTYSTLLHGYMKDMDVAGVMETRRRLEEAGICFDVVTCNVLIKALFMVRMVEDTVKLFNEMPQMGLAANCVTYCTMVDGCCKSGKIDEALQIFDQYRQKSVARNAACHNCLIRGLCNEQLVEIAVEVFEDLIEKNLVLDTSICRTLTRAQFVDGGEEKVIKFIQKMQKLDPKLLSFLSNDAVAFLCRNNCFEGALEIYFLMRGSGIVITSKSYYLLLKKLVQGQMKHVSQMIMNDFVKACGMFESRVINILLFYLCKRNVDVAIQFLGIMGKQSVSVRVLTAIVCALKNENRANDAYEVLMAAEKNGLSLDVVVYSSVVDRLCKEGHLGTALDLCESMKMKGMSPNIVIYNSVINVLCRQGSLVVAFRLFDSLEHNNVYPTAVTYAILISALAREGFMRDAKDLFGKMVGKGITPNTRIYNILINGYCNFGLIEEAQKLIMDMDDNCLQLDAFTVSAVISGFCLEGDIQGALDLFTLQKRREKFPDFLGFMNLIKGLFYNGRVEEARSILRDMLQCAEVVNLINHAGDELNIDESLVSLLGLACDQGRIKEVIDVLNEVRLTAFPTWRSESDYRIKHMKRLQDGGDFTTDVKMTGSGEGDIPLMEAEVPRHLYNISKSKNITADMVDMSNKFCKLGEENGRNNDHDHLIGKSLSHDFDSYYCIIASLCSKGELQKANSVVRAMLLSENC